The following proteins come from a genomic window of Yinghuangia sp. ASG 101:
- a CDS encoding acyl-CoA synthetase, with amino-acid sequence MFPGTYARTTPDKPAVVMAASGVGLTYRELDENSARLAHLLRDAGLRPGDGIALLADNNVRCFEVYWAALRSGLYITAVNHHLTADEVAYIVDDCGARVLVASAAVGDLAEAIVARTPNVRIRLAFDGPVAGHGDYLRAVEPFPTTAPEAQPNGADMLYSSGTTGRPKGIRRPLADRRVDEPGEQIVTVFARPCGFDTDTVYLSPAPFYHAAPLRFLAMVHRTGGTAVVMERFDAEAALAAIERHRVTHTQWVPTMFVRALKLPPEARTRYDLSSLRVAIHGAAPCPADVKRAMIDWWGPILLEYYSSTEANGTTLIDSAQWLAKPGSVGRPLLGVVRVCGDDGIELPTGATGTIYFERETQPFAYHGDPERTREAVHPDHPTWTTTGDVGYVDADGFLHLTDRKAFMIISGGVNIYPQEVENALALHPKVHDVAVIGVPDEDFGEQVKAVVQPAPGIAPSPELAREIIDFTRSRIAHYKAPRSVDFVDELPRTPTGKLVKGSVKARYTR; translated from the coding sequence ATGTTTCCCGGGACGTACGCCCGTACCACGCCCGACAAGCCCGCCGTCGTCATGGCGGCGTCCGGTGTCGGCCTCACCTACCGCGAACTCGACGAGAATTCCGCCCGCCTGGCCCATCTTCTGCGGGACGCCGGGCTGCGTCCGGGCGACGGGATCGCGCTGCTGGCCGACAACAACGTGCGGTGTTTCGAGGTGTATTGGGCCGCGCTGCGGTCGGGGCTGTACATCACCGCGGTCAACCACCACCTGACCGCCGACGAGGTCGCGTACATCGTCGACGACTGCGGCGCACGGGTGTTGGTCGCGTCGGCGGCCGTGGGCGACCTCGCCGAGGCCATCGTCGCGCGGACACCGAACGTCCGGATCCGGCTCGCGTTCGACGGCCCGGTGGCCGGACACGGCGACTACCTCCGGGCGGTCGAACCGTTCCCCACCACCGCCCCGGAGGCGCAGCCGAACGGCGCCGACATGCTCTACTCCTCGGGAACAACCGGGCGCCCCAAGGGAATTCGCCGCCCCCTGGCCGACCGCCGGGTGGACGAGCCGGGCGAGCAGATCGTCACCGTGTTCGCGCGCCCCTGCGGCTTCGACACCGACACCGTCTACCTGTCCCCCGCGCCTTTCTACCACGCCGCGCCCCTGCGCTTCCTCGCCATGGTGCACCGCACCGGCGGAACGGCCGTGGTCATGGAGCGCTTCGACGCCGAGGCCGCGCTCGCCGCGATCGAGCGGCACCGCGTGACCCACACGCAGTGGGTGCCCACGATGTTCGTGCGCGCCCTCAAGCTGCCGCCGGAGGCGCGCACGCGGTACGACCTGTCCTCCCTGCGCGTGGCCATCCACGGCGCCGCCCCCTGCCCGGCCGACGTCAAGCGGGCGATGATCGACTGGTGGGGCCCGATCCTGCTCGAGTACTACTCGTCGACCGAGGCCAACGGCACCACGCTGATCGACTCCGCGCAGTGGCTCGCGAAGCCCGGGTCCGTGGGTCGCCCGCTGCTCGGCGTGGTCCGGGTGTGCGGCGACGACGGCATCGAACTGCCCACGGGCGCCACCGGAACGATCTACTTCGAACGCGAAACGCAGCCGTTCGCCTACCACGGCGATCCCGAACGGACACGCGAGGCCGTGCATCCGGACCACCCCACGTGGACGACGACCGGCGACGTCGGCTACGTCGACGCGGACGGCTTCCTCCACCTGACCGACCGCAAGGCCTTCATGATCATCTCGGGCGGGGTCAACATCTACCCGCAGGAGGTCGAGAACGCCCTGGCGCTGCACCCCAAAGTGCACGACGTCGCGGTCATCGGAGTACCCGACGAGGACTTCGGCGAACAGGTCAAGGCGGTCGTCCAGCCCGCGCCCGGCATCGCGCCGAGCCCCGAACTCGCCCGCGAGATCATCGACTTCACCCGGTCGCGGATCGCGCACTACAAGGCGCCGCGCAGCGTCGACTTCGTCGACGAGCTGCCGCGTACCCCGACCGGCAAACTCGTCAAGGGATCGGTGAAGGCCCGCTATACGCGCTGA
- a CDS encoding YiaA/YiaB family inner membrane protein, with protein MTTPLKPQNTAMFHLQAWISFAVAMTAMGIGIAYLPVSAWIRAFFALGGLFLVTSSFTLAKVIRDRQETESMVNRVDQARLEKLLADHDLFRPEAV; from the coding sequence ATGACAACACCGTTGAAGCCCCAGAACACCGCGATGTTCCACCTCCAGGCCTGGATCTCCTTCGCCGTCGCGATGACCGCGATGGGGATCGGCATCGCCTACCTGCCGGTCTCGGCGTGGATCCGCGCCTTCTTCGCCCTCGGCGGGCTGTTCCTGGTCACGTCGTCGTTCACGCTCGCGAAGGTGATCCGCGACCGCCAGGAGACCGAGAGCATGGTCAACCGCGTCGACCAGGCCCGCCTGGAGAAGCTGTTGGCCGACCACGACCTCTTCCGTCCCGAAGCGGTGTGA
- a CDS encoding alpha-ketoglutarate-dependent dioxygenase AlkB family protein, translating to MGSLFPQERREVAPGAVHVPGWLDEGAQARLLAACREWARPPAGLETIVLPSGGVMSVRSVSLGWLWRPRRYVRVTRDGTPVKAFPDWLGDIGRRAVAEAYGPASGEAYRPDMALVNFYDDRARMGLHQDRYESGDDPVVSLSLGDTCVFRFGNTETRGRPWTDVELESGDLFVFGGPARFAYHGVPKVLVGTAPAQLGLRGRLNVTIRVSGLGSPVRRPE from the coding sequence ATGGGTTCGCTGTTCCCGCAGGAGCGCCGCGAGGTGGCGCCGGGCGCGGTGCACGTTCCCGGGTGGCTGGACGAAGGCGCGCAGGCCCGCCTGCTCGCGGCCTGCCGGGAGTGGGCGCGTCCGCCGGCCGGGCTGGAGACGATCGTGCTGCCGTCCGGCGGCGTGATGTCGGTGCGCTCGGTGTCGCTGGGGTGGCTGTGGCGCCCGAGGCGGTACGTGCGGGTCACCCGCGACGGCACGCCCGTGAAGGCGTTTCCGGACTGGCTCGGCGACATCGGTCGCCGCGCTGTGGCGGAGGCGTACGGCCCGGCGTCCGGCGAGGCGTACCGGCCCGATATGGCGCTGGTGAACTTCTACGACGACCGCGCCCGGATGGGGCTGCACCAGGACCGGTACGAGTCCGGGGACGACCCCGTCGTCTCGCTCAGCCTCGGCGACACGTGCGTCTTCCGTTTCGGCAACACCGAGACGCGGGGCCGCCCGTGGACGGACGTCGAGCTGGAGTCCGGCGACCTGTTCGTCTTCGGCGGGCCCGCGCGCTTCGCGTACCACGGGGTGCCGAAGGTGCTGGTGGGTACCGCCCCCGCGCAACTCGGGCTGCGGGGAAGGCTCAACGTCACCATCCGGGTCTCCGGTCTGGGGTCTCCGGTGCGCCGACCTGAGTAG
- a CDS encoding helix-turn-helix transcriptional regulator, with protein MTGGTNLGGTSLDVAASSAAPAPTPGASAPHLAPAPPVTRVTRVPPSRERTAERRRALGEFIRSRRERITPEAVGLPPGSRRRTPGLRREEVALLAGIGITWYTWLEQGRSVNASAQVLLSVVRVLGMDDTERAHVFALAELPDPERSVAREEIGPAIRVLLDQLNPIPAVAIGRRWQFLAGNRAHLGLVGDYRRLPPGERNLPWMYFTDPEWRRMADDWPSTAKSMVAKLRSASAAEAGCPEWESLISRVRAASPEFRELWRSQDVARLGAHLKVLRHARVGVLNVEVIHLTMGDAGGPRITVYTPRDDQTRARMEHLMAIEPRVLPGSRPDPAEETAAHSA; from the coding sequence ATGACCGGCGGAACGAACCTCGGCGGGACCTCCCTCGACGTCGCGGCCTCCAGCGCCGCGCCTGCCCCCACTCCCGGCGCGTCAGCCCCTCACCTCGCTCCCGCACCTCCCGTCACCCGCGTCACCCGCGTGCCCCCTTCCCGTGAGCGGACCGCCGAACGCCGCCGCGCCCTCGGCGAGTTCATCCGCTCCCGCCGCGAACGCATCACCCCCGAGGCGGTCGGCCTGCCGCCCGGGTCGCGGCGCCGGACGCCGGGGCTGCGGCGCGAGGAAGTCGCGCTGCTCGCCGGGATCGGCATCACCTGGTACACGTGGCTGGAACAGGGCCGGTCGGTGAACGCGTCGGCGCAGGTGCTGCTTTCGGTCGTCCGTGTGCTGGGGATGGACGACACGGAACGGGCGCACGTGTTCGCCCTCGCCGAACTGCCCGATCCCGAACGCTCGGTGGCGCGGGAGGAGATCGGGCCGGCGATACGCGTCCTGCTGGACCAGCTGAACCCGATCCCGGCCGTCGCCATCGGCCGGCGCTGGCAGTTCCTGGCCGGCAACCGCGCGCACCTCGGACTCGTCGGCGACTACCGGCGCCTGCCGCCGGGCGAACGCAACCTGCCGTGGATGTACTTCACCGATCCCGAATGGCGCCGCATGGCCGACGACTGGCCGTCCACCGCGAAATCGATGGTGGCCAAGCTGCGTTCGGCGTCGGCGGCCGAGGCCGGGTGCCCGGAGTGGGAGTCGCTGATCAGCCGAGTGCGGGCGGCGTCACCGGAGTTCCGCGAGCTGTGGCGAAGCCAGGACGTCGCCCGGCTCGGTGCGCACCTGAAGGTGCTGCGGCACGCCCGCGTCGGCGTCCTCAATGTCGAGGTGATCCACCTGACGATGGGTGACGCGGGCGGCCCCCGGATCACCGTCTACACGCCGCGCGACGACCAGACGCGTGCGCGCATGGAACACCTCATGGCGATCGAGCCGCGCGTACTCCCCGGCAGTCGGCCGGACCCGGCCGAGGAGACGGCCGCCCACTCGGCGTAG
- a CDS encoding MFS transporter encodes MLGPWQTPRSAAPPDRRRPLPRLPPAAGGHDTARWWRALPVLLLGAFLPVLDAFIVNVALADLGADLGASEGQLELTVSGYGVAYACTLVAGGRLGDRYGRRRLFLIGMALFTAMSAACGLAPNVGVLIAFRILQGLTAAMVFPQVLAAIQSGFQGADRQKAVGVFGLVIGSAGAIGQLLGGVLLSADLFGLGWRPIFLVNVPIGIVALLLATRIVPETRAPAAPSVDIGGAIALAATIALLLVPLTLGRAEGWPVWTWVCLAAVPPAAFAFAASQARMERAGGTPLLPPSLIRLPTARWALATMLVFPIAVGGFMFSVAIILQVGHGYTPIRSGLALASAACGFLAVALFSARLVARFGGAVLAVGALVYAVGITVLGAVAATGGASLPFGAIVVPLFVLGIGWGLVLVPLMGLALAALPVDRAGLAGGVLSTALQVGLATGASVMGSILFGVVGDHPDADAWRAGTWAVTSVLCGLALVTVVLSLRLARTLARG; translated from the coding sequence ATGCTGGGGCCATGGCAAACCCCACGATCAGCCGCGCCGCCGGACCGGCGGCGTCCTCTCCCCCGGCTCCCCCCGGCGGCCGGCGGCCACGACACCGCCCGCTGGTGGCGGGCCCTGCCCGTCCTTCTGCTCGGCGCCTTCCTGCCCGTCCTGGACGCGTTCATCGTCAATGTCGCCCTCGCCGACCTGGGTGCCGACCTCGGCGCGAGCGAAGGCCAGCTCGAACTCACCGTCTCCGGCTACGGCGTCGCCTACGCCTGCACCCTGGTCGCGGGCGGTCGGCTCGGCGACCGCTACGGACGCCGCAGGCTCTTCCTCATCGGGATGGCGCTGTTCACCGCGATGTCCGCCGCGTGTGGGCTGGCACCGAACGTCGGCGTGCTCATCGCCTTCCGGATTCTGCAAGGCCTCACCGCCGCCATGGTGTTCCCGCAGGTCCTGGCCGCGATCCAATCGGGCTTCCAGGGCGCGGACCGGCAGAAGGCGGTGGGTGTCTTCGGCCTCGTGATCGGCTCCGCCGGAGCGATCGGCCAGCTGCTGGGCGGCGTACTGCTCTCCGCCGACCTGTTCGGCCTCGGCTGGCGGCCGATCTTCCTGGTCAACGTGCCGATCGGGATCGTCGCGCTGCTGCTGGCGACCCGCATCGTCCCCGAGACGCGCGCACCCGCCGCGCCGTCGGTCGACATAGGCGGCGCCATCGCCTTGGCCGCGACGATCGCGCTGCTGCTGGTGCCGCTCACGCTCGGCCGCGCGGAGGGCTGGCCGGTGTGGACGTGGGTGTGCCTGGCGGCGGTGCCGCCCGCCGCGTTCGCCTTCGCGGCGTCCCAGGCGCGGATGGAGCGCGCGGGCGGGACGCCGTTGCTGCCGCCGTCGCTGATCCGGCTTCCGACGGCCCGCTGGGCGCTGGCGACGATGCTGGTGTTCCCCATCGCCGTCGGCGGGTTCATGTTCTCGGTGGCGATCATCCTGCAGGTCGGGCACGGCTACACGCCGATCCGGTCGGGCCTGGCGCTGGCCTCGGCGGCGTGCGGGTTCCTCGCGGTGGCGCTGTTCTCGGCCCGCCTGGTGGCCCGGTTCGGCGGTGCCGTGCTGGCCGTCGGGGCGCTGGTCTACGCGGTCGGCATCACCGTGCTGGGCGCGGTCGCCGCGACCGGCGGGGCGTCGCTGCCCTTCGGGGCGATCGTCGTCCCGCTGTTCGTCCTGGGCATCGGGTGGGGGCTGGTCCTGGTCCCGCTGATGGGACTGGCGCTCGCGGCGCTGCCGGTCGACCGGGCCGGCCTCGCGGGCGGGGTCCTGTCGACCGCGTTGCAGGTCGGCCTGGCCACCGGGGCGTCGGTCATGGGGTCGATCCTGTTCGGGGTCGTCGGCGACCACCCCGACGCGGACGCGTGGCGCGCCGGCACCTGGGCCGTCACCTCGGTCCTGTGCGGTCTCGCGCTGGTGACGGTCGTCCTGAGCCTGCGCCTGGCCCGGACGCTCGCGCGCGGGTGA
- a CDS encoding acyl-CoA dehydrogenase family protein, translating to MLDHRLSEEHELLRATVREFAHDVVAPVIADYYERHAFPYPIVREMGRMGLFGLPFPEEYGGMGGDYLALGIALEELARVDSSVAITLEAGVSLGAMPLHKFGTEEQKRRWLPALCAGETLGAFGLTEPDGGSDAAATRTTARFDEATAEWVVNGAKCFITNSGTDITGLVTVTAVTGTKPDGSKEISAIIVPSGTRGFTVAPGYSKVGWNASDTHELSFTDCRVPAANLLGERGRGYAQFLGILDEGRVAIAALATGLAQGCVDESVRYANERHAFGRPIGANQAVSFKIADMEMRAHMSRLSWRHAAARMVHGETFKHEAALAKLYSSEAAVDNAREATQIHGGYGFMNEYAVARFWRDSKILEIGEGTSEVQRMLIARGLGVGESFGAR from the coding sequence ATGCTCGACCACCGGCTCAGCGAGGAACACGAGCTTCTGCGCGCCACCGTGCGGGAGTTCGCACACGACGTGGTCGCCCCCGTGATCGCGGACTACTACGAGCGCCACGCGTTCCCGTACCCGATCGTGCGGGAGATGGGGAGGATGGGGCTGTTCGGGCTCCCGTTCCCCGAGGAGTACGGCGGTATGGGCGGCGACTACCTCGCGCTCGGCATCGCGCTGGAGGAACTGGCCCGCGTCGACTCGTCGGTGGCGATCACCCTGGAGGCCGGCGTCTCCCTCGGCGCGATGCCGCTGCACAAGTTCGGCACCGAGGAGCAGAAGCGGCGCTGGCTCCCGGCGCTGTGCGCGGGCGAGACGCTGGGCGCGTTCGGCCTCACCGAGCCCGACGGCGGCTCCGACGCGGCGGCCACCCGCACCACCGCGCGGTTCGACGAGGCGACCGCGGAGTGGGTGGTCAACGGGGCGAAGTGCTTCATCACCAACTCCGGCACCGACATCACCGGCCTGGTCACCGTCACCGCCGTCACCGGCACGAAGCCGGACGGGAGCAAGGAGATCTCCGCGATCATCGTCCCGTCCGGCACGCGCGGCTTCACCGTCGCACCCGGCTACTCCAAGGTTGGTTGGAACGCGTCGGACACGCACGAACTGTCGTTCACCGACTGCCGCGTACCCGCCGCCAACCTGCTCGGCGAACGCGGCCGGGGCTACGCGCAGTTCCTCGGCATCCTCGACGAGGGCCGGGTCGCGATCGCGGCGCTGGCCACCGGCCTGGCGCAGGGCTGCGTCGACGAGTCGGTCCGGTACGCCAACGAGCGCCACGCGTTCGGCAGGCCCATCGGCGCCAACCAGGCCGTGTCGTTCAAGATCGCCGACATGGAGATGCGCGCCCATATGTCCCGGTTGTCGTGGCGGCACGCCGCGGCGCGCATGGTGCACGGCGAGACCTTCAAGCACGAGGCGGCGCTCGCCAAGCTCTACAGCTCCGAGGCCGCCGTCGACAACGCGCGCGAGGCGACCCAGATCCACGGCGGCTACGGCTTCATGAACGAGTACGCCGTGGCCCGCTTCTGGCGCGACAGCAAGATCCTGGAGATCGGCGAGGGCACGTCCGAGGTGCAGCGCATGCTGATCGCCCGCGGACTCGGCGTCGGCGAGTCCTTCGGCGCCCGCTGA
- a CDS encoding hydroxymethylglutaryl-CoA lyase — protein MVVPEPGLPTEVTIYEVGPRDGLQNESAVVSADVKTEFIRRLADAGLRTVETTSFVSPKWVPQLADAAEVFADVVKNVDVDLPVLVPNERGLDRALELGARHVAVFASATETFARKNLNRGLEASLDMFAPVVARATDAGLRVRTYVSMAFGDPWEGPVDPAQVVDVSVRLIEMGCDQVSLGDTIGVATAGQVTSLIDRFAKAGVGVDKLAVHFHDTYGQALANTLAALRCGITTVDASAGGLGGCPYAKSATGNLATEDLLWMLAGLGIETGVDIDKLVDTSLWMADRLGRPCPSRTVSALAAERQ, from the coding sequence ATGGTCGTCCCCGAGCCCGGACTCCCGACCGAGGTCACCATCTACGAAGTCGGCCCGCGCGACGGTCTGCAGAACGAGTCCGCCGTCGTCTCCGCCGACGTCAAGACCGAGTTCATACGCCGTCTCGCGGACGCGGGGCTGCGCACCGTCGAGACCACGAGCTTCGTGTCGCCCAAGTGGGTGCCGCAACTCGCCGACGCCGCCGAGGTGTTCGCGGACGTCGTGAAGAACGTCGACGTCGACCTGCCGGTGCTGGTGCCCAACGAGCGCGGGCTCGACCGCGCGCTGGAACTCGGCGCCCGGCACGTCGCGGTCTTCGCCAGCGCCACCGAAACGTTCGCGCGGAAGAACCTCAACCGCGGCCTCGAGGCCTCGCTCGACATGTTCGCGCCCGTCGTCGCCCGCGCCACCGACGCCGGCCTGCGCGTCCGCACCTACGTCTCGATGGCGTTCGGCGACCCGTGGGAGGGCCCGGTCGACCCCGCGCAGGTCGTCGACGTGAGCGTGCGCCTGATCGAGATGGGCTGCGACCAGGTCAGCCTCGGCGACACCATCGGCGTCGCGACGGCCGGCCAGGTCACGTCGCTGATCGACCGCTTCGCCAAGGCCGGCGTCGGGGTCGACAAGCTCGCCGTGCACTTCCACGACACCTACGGCCAGGCCCTCGCCAACACCCTCGCCGCGCTCCGCTGCGGGATCACCACCGTCGACGCGTCCGCGGGCGGGCTGGGCGGATGCCCGTACGCCAAGAGCGCCACCGGCAACCTCGCCACCGAGGACCTGCTGTGGATGCTGGCCGGCCTCGGCATCGAGACCGGGGTCGATATCGACAAGCTCGTCGACACCAGCCTGTGGATGGCCGACCGCCTGGGCCGGCCGTGCCCCTCCCGCACCGTCAGCGCGCTGGCGGCCGAGAGGCAGTAG